From Armatimonadota bacterium, the proteins below share one genomic window:
- a CDS encoding glutamine amidotransferase family protein, with the protein MNGRPTFDRGVRNISGCGLSGMMSLTGQRVDGRAIRESIALLHDRANGLGGGFAAYGIYPEFPDHYALHMMYYSGAAKDATERELDHGFDVARDERIPTRLVPTVNDPPLLWRYFVTPRGEAVAQAQAESEDDFVLRQVMRINAEIADAYVFSSGKNMGAFKGVGHAEDLADFYRIEEYAAYIWVAHGRFPTNTPGWWAGAHPFTLLDWSVVHNGEISSYGINKRYLEMFGYRCTMRTDTEVMAYLLDLLVRRHGLPVEIACKVISPPFWQSIDRMPPAPRNLYRTLRQVYASALVNGPFAIIFAHREAMVGVNDRIKLRPMVAARKDDFLYLASEEAAVRVLCPHPDLVWSPRAGEPVIGRLGQDTVVGAPGSAPPQEVAHA; encoded by the coding sequence ATGAACGGTCGCCCGACATTTGATCGCGGGGTGCGCAACATCTCCGGCTGCGGGTTGAGCGGCATGATGAGCTTGACCGGCCAACGGGTGGACGGGCGCGCCATCCGCGAGTCCATCGCCTTGCTTCACGACCGCGCCAACGGCTTGGGCGGGGGCTTCGCCGCCTACGGCATCTACCCCGAGTTCCCCGACCATTACGCCCTGCACATGATGTACTACTCGGGGGCGGCCAAGGACGCGACCGAGCGCGAGCTCGACCACGGCTTCGACGTCGCGCGTGATGAGCGCATCCCAACGCGGCTGGTGCCGACGGTCAATGACCCGCCCCTGCTGTGGCGCTATTTCGTCACCCCCCGGGGCGAAGCGGTCGCCCAGGCCCAGGCCGAATCGGAGGACGATTTCGTGCTGCGCCAGGTCATGCGCATCAACGCCGAGATCGCCGACGCCTACGTCTTTTCCAGCGGCAAGAACATGGGCGCGTTCAAGGGCGTGGGGCATGCCGAGGACCTCGCGGATTTCTACCGCATAGAGGAGTACGCGGCCTATATCTGGGTCGCCCACGGCCGCTTTCCGACCAATACGCCGGGCTGGTGGGCGGGCGCGCACCCGTTCACGCTGCTCGACTGGTCGGTGGTGCACAACGGCGAGATCTCGTCCTACGGCATCAACAAGCGCTACCTGGAGATGTTCGGCTATCGCTGCACCATGCGCACCGACACCGAGGTCATGGCCTACCTGCTCGACCTGCTGGTGCGCCGCCACGGGCTGCCGGTCGAGATCGCGTGCAAAGTCATCTCGCCGCCTTTTTGGCAGAGCATAGACCGCATGCCGCCCGCGCCCCGCAACCTCTATCGCACCCTGCGCCAGGTCTATGCCAGCGCGCTGGTCAACGGCCCCTTCGCCATCATCTTCGCCCATCGCGAGGCCATGGTGGGGGTCAACGATCGCATCAAGCTGCGTCCCATGGTGGCCGCGCGCAAGGACGATTTCCTCTACCTCGCGAGCGAGGAGGCGGCGGTGCGCGTGCTCTGCCCCCACCCCGACCTGGTGTGGTCGCCGCGGGCGGGGGAGCCGGTGATCGGTCGCCTGGGGCAGGATACGGTGGTCGGGGCGCCGGGGTCGGCGCCGCCGCAGGAGGTGGCTCATGCCTAG
- a CDS encoding heterodisulfide reductase-related iron-sulfur binding cluster: protein MARYGYFWGCYVQGRMPHIEKSTRAVMACLGIECADLDGLTCCPEKTMIANLDHRAWLTTAARNLTVAEDAGVDFITPCPGCFGTLKGAAAELDGNPARRDEVNRQLQRVGRRYRAQARVSHFLEILHRDIGLAGLRARVTHPLDGTRIAVHYGCHLLKPSADLAFDDPDRPRKFDELVEALGAISLPYETKFSCCGGLLSRVEDEETGRAMARLKLRELTELGADAICLACPSCMMQYDMTQFLLQRRGEALQVPVLYYSELLGLALGLEAEELGLSAHRTDVAPFLEQWRARQRAIEGVKRHWDYGLLRKCAECGACMSDCQVARADPGFDPNRIIRELAAGHVEQVLRDGEFWRCVECYTCREECFQGYSMLDILRVAKHLSLAQGRAPAGTAEGVAAFRRQARLIEAGAASRKRLGLPPVRESGGDELAHVLGGGAQPPPPQEDSK from the coding sequence TTGGCGCGATACGGATATTTCTGGGGCTGCTACGTCCAGGGGCGCATGCCCCACATCGAGAAGTCCACCCGCGCGGTGATGGCGTGCCTGGGCATCGAATGCGCCGACCTCGACGGCCTGACCTGCTGCCCCGAGAAGACCATGATCGCCAACCTGGATCATCGGGCGTGGCTGACGACGGCGGCGCGCAACCTGACGGTCGCCGAGGACGCCGGCGTGGACTTTATCACCCCTTGCCCCGGCTGCTTCGGCACCCTCAAGGGAGCGGCGGCGGAGCTCGATGGCAACCCCGCCCGCCGCGACGAGGTCAATCGTCAGCTTCAGCGCGTCGGCAGGCGCTATCGCGCCCAGGCGCGCGTGTCGCACTTTTTGGAAATCTTGCACCGCGACATCGGCCTGGCGGGGCTGCGCGCGCGCGTGACACATCCGCTCGACGGCACGCGCATCGCCGTCCATTACGGCTGCCACCTGCTCAAGCCCAGCGCCGACCTCGCCTTCGATGACCCCGACCGGCCGCGCAAGTTCGATGAGCTGGTGGAGGCGCTGGGCGCCATCTCCCTCCCCTACGAGACCAAGTTCTCGTGCTGCGGCGGCCTGTTGTCGCGCGTCGAGGACGAGGAGACGGGGCGGGCGATGGCGCGCCTCAAGTTGCGCGAGCTCACGGAGCTGGGCGCGGACGCCATCTGCCTCGCCTGCCCGTCGTGCATGATGCAGTACGACATGACGCAGTTTCTGCTCCAGCGCCGGGGCGAGGCGCTCCAGGTGCCGGTGCTCTACTACAGCGAGCTGCTGGGGCTGGCCCTGGGTCTGGAAGCGGAGGAGCTGGGGCTGTCCGCGCACCGCACCGACGTCGCGCCGTTCCTGGAGCAGTGGCGCGCTCGCCAGCGGGCGATCGAGGGGGTCAAGCGGCACTGGGACTACGGCCTCCTGCGCAAGTGCGCCGAGTGCGGGGCGTGCATGTCCGACTGCCAGGTGGCGCGCGCGGACCCCGGGTTCGACCCCAACCGCATCATCCGCGAGCTGGCCGCCGGGCATGTGGAGCAGGTGCTGCGGGACGGCGAGTTCTGGCGCTGCGTCGAGTGCTACACCTGCCGCGAGGAGTGCTTCCAGGGCTACAGCATGTTGGACATCCTGCGCGTCGCCAAGCACCTGTCGCTGGCGCAGGGACGGGCACCCGCCGGCACCGCGGAGGGGGTGGCGGCCTTTCGCCGGCAGGCGCGCCTGATCGAGGCCGGAGCGGCCTCGCGCAAGCGCCTGGGGCTGCCCCCGGTGCGCGAGTCTGGCGGCGACGAGCTGGCACACGTGCTGGGCGGCGGCGCCCAGCCCCCGCCGCCCCAGGAGGATTCGAAATGA
- a CDS encoding PDZ domain-containing protein: MLWAKGGYGAYRRLWSGAVVVLLALIGAGASAAAAAAEAAAGSASAADQLEAVQAAIAAVRPALVKIDVVAAQYADGREKKSEGTGSGIIITPEGHVVTNHHVVGNAKRIVCTLADRREIEAELVGTDPLSDIAVIKLRPDTAATFATAVFGDSSRLKPGDQVLAMGSPLAFSQSVTMGIVANRQLVMPRDDYWSRVTLEGEDVGSIICWIAHDADIYGGNSGGPLVNLEGEIVGINELRMGLGAAIPSNLAREVAAEIIARGEVTRSWLGLEVQPRLKGQSAQPGVLVSGTIPGSPADQGGMRPGDLLVRLAGDDVNVQFREELVAFNRLVYGLPVGAPAEAVIVRDGRQITLRLRTEKWERVEPQEREFKQWGLCARNLSLMAVKEMVLESRDGVLVTSVQPGGPCDAARPAVASKDVVVRVGDTPIRNLDDLEQVTRRITANAERPVATLVAFVRGPEHYLTVVKVGARRLEDPSREVRKAWLPAAFQVLTRDLAQALGIPGRTGVLVTQVYPETTAQAAGLQAGDVIVALNRERVSAAEPQDLEVLPAMVRQLPIGSTAELTVLRGGEERTIPVELVASPPLAREMKRYRDDNFEFTVRDLIFFDRAQQRWAQDQQGVVVQEVGQGGWASLGNLMSGDLIVAVDGAPVADVAAMEEAMINIARRRPEHVVAQVRRGIHYLYVEMRPAWGGSRPASE, encoded by the coding sequence ATGCTCTGGGCGAAGGGCGGGTACGGCGCCTACCGGCGGCTGTGGTCGGGTGCGGTGGTCGTGCTGCTCGCGTTGATCGGCGCGGGAGCGAGCGCGGCGGCCGCCGCCGCAGAGGCCGCAGCCGGCAGCGCATCGGCGGCGGACCAGCTTGAGGCGGTGCAGGCGGCGATCGCCGCCGTGCGACCCGCGCTGGTGAAGATTGACGTCGTCGCTGCGCAATATGCGGACGGGCGGGAGAAGAAGTCCGAAGGCACGGGCAGCGGCATCATCATCACCCCCGAGGGTCACGTCGTCACCAATCACCACGTCGTCGGCAACGCCAAGCGCATCGTCTGCACCCTCGCTGACCGCCGCGAGATCGAGGCCGAGTTGGTGGGCACCGACCCCCTGTCCGATATCGCGGTCATCAAGCTCAGGCCCGACACTGCGGCCACCTTCGCGACCGCCGTGTTCGGCGACTCCTCGCGCTTGAAGCCCGGCGACCAGGTGCTGGCGATGGGCAGTCCGCTCGCGTTCTCGCAGTCGGTGACGATGGGCATTGTCGCCAACCGCCAACTGGTAATGCCGCGCGATGACTACTGGTCGCGCGTCACCCTCGAGGGGGAGGACGTCGGCTCCATCATCTGCTGGATCGCCCACGACGCCGACATCTATGGCGGCAACTCCGGGGGGCCGCTGGTCAACCTCGAGGGCGAGATCGTCGGCATCAACGAGCTGCGCATGGGGCTCGGCGCCGCTATTCCCTCCAACCTCGCCCGCGAAGTCGCGGCCGAGATCATCGCCCGCGGCGAGGTGACGCGCTCGTGGCTGGGGCTGGAGGTGCAGCCGCGGCTCAAGGGGCAGAGCGCGCAGCCGGGGGTGCTGGTGAGCGGCACCATCCCCGGCTCGCCCGCGGACCAGGGAGGCATGCGGCCCGGCGATCTGCTGGTGCGGCTCGCCGGCGATGACGTCAACGTGCAGTTCCGCGAGGAGCTGGTGGCGTTCAACCGACTGGTCTATGGGCTGCCGGTGGGCGCGCCGGCGGAGGCGGTGATCGTGCGCGACGGCCGGCAGATCACCCTGCGCCTGCGCACCGAGAAGTGGGAGCGAGTCGAGCCCCAGGAGCGCGAATTCAAGCAATGGGGCCTGTGCGCGCGCAACCTGTCGCTGATGGCGGTCAAGGAGATGGTGCTGGAGAGCCGTGACGGGGTGCTGGTGACCAGCGTGCAACCGGGCGGGCCGTGCGACGCGGCGCGCCCCGCGGTCGCGAGCAAGGACGTGGTGGTGCGTGTGGGCGACACGCCGATCAGGAACCTCGACGACCTGGAGCAAGTCACCCGCCGCATCACCGCGAACGCCGAGCGGCCGGTGGCGACGCTGGTCGCCTTCGTGCGCGGCCCGGAGCACTACCTGACGGTGGTGAAGGTGGGCGCGCGACGGCTCGAGGATCCGAGCCGGGAGGTACGCAAGGCGTGGCTGCCGGCGGCGTTCCAGGTGCTGACCCGCGACCTCGCCCAGGCGCTGGGCATTCCGGGGCGCACGGGGGTGCTGGTGACCCAGGTGTACCCCGAGACCACGGCGCAGGCGGCCGGGCTGCAGGCGGGAGACGTCATCGTGGCTCTCAACCGCGAGCGGGTCTCGGCCGCGGAGCCGCAGGATCTGGAGGTGCTGCCGGCCATGGTGCGTCAACTGCCCATCGGCAGCACTGCCGAACTGACCGTCCTGCGCGGCGGGGAGGAGCGCACCATCCCGGTGGAGCTCGTTGCCTCGCCCCCGCTTGCGCGCGAGATGAAGCGCTATCGCGACGACAACTTCGAGTTCACCGTGCGCGATCTCATCTTCTTCGATCGCGCGCAGCAGCGCTGGGCGCAGGACCAGCAGGGAGTGGTGGTGCAGGAAGTAGGGCAAGGGGGGTGGGCGTCGCTGGGGAATCTGATGTCGGGCGATCTGATTGTCGCGGTGGACGGGGCGCCGGTGGCCGACGTGGCGGCGATGGAGGAAGCGATGATCAACATCGCGCGGCGCCGTCCGGAGCACGTGGTGGCGCAGGTGCGCCGTGGCATCCACTATCTGTATGTCGAGATGCGGCCGGCGTGGGGCGGTTCCCGGCCGGCATCCGAGTAG
- a CDS encoding NrpR regulatory domain-containing protein, producing MTEDVLNTGETGSAARTPSRPGADRKMMAILRVIANGPAPVGARIIADKLKGMGIELSERAVRYHMRIMDERGLTRNLGERGRVITDKGLDELQSGMVSDKLGFVISKVDALAYRTTFDLKTGRGQIIINASLLPAPRFPECLEVMREVFAAGYCMGDLVSVAREGDALGELRVPAGSIGFATVCSVTLNGVLLRHRIPVEARYGGLLEVRDGRPYRFTDLVGYHESTLDPAEIFIASKRTSIRQAAATGAGKLLASFREVPAVSLADLERVLADFAARGFGGVLAVGKPGQPLLGVQVGVERVGIAVVGGLTPVAAVEEAGIATANKAMTGLADIADLTSVRDL from the coding sequence ATGACGGAAGATGTGCTGAACACAGGCGAAACCGGCTCCGCGGCGCGGACCCCTTCGCGCCCCGGCGCGGACCGCAAGATGATGGCGATCCTGCGCGTCATCGCCAACGGTCCCGCCCCGGTGGGCGCGCGGATCATCGCCGACAAGCTCAAGGGCATGGGCATCGAGCTCAGCGAGCGCGCGGTGCGCTATCACATGCGCATTATGGACGAGCGTGGGCTCACCCGCAACCTGGGCGAGCGCGGCCGCGTCATCACTGACAAGGGGCTCGACGAGCTCCAAAGCGGCATGGTCTCCGACAAGCTGGGCTTCGTCATCTCCAAGGTGGACGCGCTGGCCTATCGCACCACCTTCGATCTGAAAACCGGCCGCGGCCAGATCATCATCAATGCCAGCCTCTTGCCGGCCCCGCGTTTTCCCGAGTGCCTGGAGGTCATGCGCGAGGTCTTTGCGGCGGGCTACTGCATGGGCGACCTGGTGTCGGTGGCGCGGGAGGGGGATGCCCTGGGTGAGCTGCGGGTGCCGGCGGGCAGCATCGGCTTCGCCACCGTCTGCAGCGTGACCCTGAACGGCGTCCTGCTGCGGCACCGCATCCCGGTCGAGGCCCGCTACGGCGGGCTGCTGGAGGTGCGCGACGGTCGGCCCTACCGCTTCACCGACCTCGTCGGCTACCACGAGTCCACGCTCGACCCTGCCGAGATCTTCATCGCCAGCAAGCGCACCAGCATCCGCCAGGCGGCGGCCACCGGAGCGGGCAAGCTCTTGGCCAGCTTCCGCGAGGTGCCGGCGGTGTCGCTGGCGGATCTGGAGCGGGTGCTCGCGGACTTCGCCGCGCGCGGGTTCGGCGGCGTGCTGGCGGTGGGCAAGCCGGGACAGCCCCTGCTCGGCGTGCAGGTGGGCGTCGAGCGCGTGGGCATCGCCGTCGTCGGCGGCCTCACCCCCGTCGCCGCCGTCGAGGAAGCCGGCATCGCTACCGCCAACAAGGCGATGACCGGCCTTGCCGACATCGCCGACCTCACCTCCGTCCGCGACCTGTAA
- a CDS encoding serine protease: MSDEYRGAGRVVAWVALLAWVLLACPVQADDVAAQGRQVVDRWQGAVVTVRLVLKLTMSMAGSEGEQEESKADATGTVIDPSGLTVVSLSELDPAASYNRMMRQRGPGEPSFNVESQITDAKLRLADGTEVAAKVVLRDNDLDLAFLRPVEKLPQPVAAIDLSQSTAPRLLDQVVTINRLGNAADWAIAPRIDRIQALIAKPRLTYVPQDADKLGAPAFSLDGKVVGVTVVRLSAVSATDDVDAVAVIMPAADILEVAKQAGE; encoded by the coding sequence ATGAGCGACGAGTACCGCGGCGCCGGGCGAGTGGTCGCCTGGGTGGCGCTGCTGGCGTGGGTGCTGCTGGCGTGCCCCGTGCAGGCGGACGACGTGGCGGCACAGGGGCGCCAGGTTGTGGACCGGTGGCAAGGCGCGGTCGTCACCGTGCGCCTGGTGCTCAAGCTGACCATGTCCATGGCCGGCTCCGAGGGGGAGCAAGAGGAGAGCAAGGCCGATGCCACGGGCACGGTGATTGATCCCAGCGGGCTGACCGTGGTATCCCTGTCGGAGCTGGATCCGGCCGCCTCGTATAACCGCATGATGCGGCAGCGGGGCCCCGGGGAGCCGTCCTTCAACGTCGAGAGCCAGATCACCGACGCCAAGCTGCGCCTGGCCGACGGCACCGAGGTGGCGGCCAAGGTCGTGCTGCGAGATAACGACCTCGACCTCGCGTTCCTACGGCCGGTGGAAAAGCTGCCCCAGCCGGTGGCGGCGATTGACCTGTCGCAGTCCACGGCGCCGCGCTTGCTGGACCAGGTGGTGACCATCAACCGCTTGGGCAACGCCGCCGACTGGGCGATCGCGCCGCGCATAGATCGCATCCAGGCGCTGATTGCCAAGCCGCGCCTCACCTACGTCCCCCAGGACGCCGACAAACTCGGCGCCCCCGCTTTCTCCCTCGACGGCAAGGTCGTGGGGGTGACGGTGGTGCGCTTGTCCGCGGTCAGCGCCACCGACGACGTGGACGCGGTGGCGGTCATCATGCCCGCGGCGGACATCCTCGAGGTCGCCAAACAGGCGGGGGAGTGA
- a CDS encoding 5'-nucleotidase — MLCAAQAAALAAPGGRLAVALDGSRNALAETNLGDLAADALRAAADADCALIQASALQAAALPAGPLTDDTIRSVFVFPQDTVTVLQLDAARVTGALERSLSILPLPNKGFLQVSGLRVRFDPGRAPGARVLSANLAAANAPLDRAKVYRVAVPESLAKGALGYFRVFNSAPRERSDVTLVQALGRYAGAQGKVSPRVEGRLQAVQ, encoded by the coding sequence GTGCTGTGCGCGGCTCAAGCCGCCGCGCTGGCGGCGCCCGGGGGGCGCTTGGCGGTTGCGCTCGACGGTTCGCGCAACGCGCTGGCGGAGACCAATCTCGGCGACCTCGCGGCCGACGCGCTGCGCGCCGCCGCCGATGCTGATTGCGCCCTCATCCAGGCGAGCGCCCTGCAAGCGGCGGCCCTGCCGGCGGGCCCCCTGACGGATGACACGATCCGCTCCGTGTTCGTATTCCCGCAGGACACCGTCACCGTGCTGCAGCTCGACGCGGCTCGCGTCACCGGGGCGCTGGAGCGCTCGCTGAGCATCCTCCCCCTGCCCAACAAGGGCTTCCTGCAAGTCTCCGGGCTGCGCGTGCGTTTCGATCCGGGCCGCGCCCCCGGCGCGCGCGTCCTGAGCGCCAACCTCGCAGCCGCGAACGCCCCGCTCGACAGGGCTAAGGTCTATCGCGTCGCCGTGCCCGAATCCCTGGCCAAGGGTGCGCTCGGTTACTTCCGCGTGTTCAACTCCGCGCCTCGCGAGCGCAGCGACGTCACCCTCGTGCAGGCGCTGGGCCGGTATGCCGGGGCCCAGGGCAAGGTATCGCCGCGGGTCGAGGGGCGATTGCAGGCGGTGCAGTAG